TGGCGCGCTCGCCGGTCTGCTCGGGGCGCTGCGCGATCACCGTGGCCGGCAGTGCCAGCGCGTCCAGCAGGGCCTCGGGCCGGGTGCCGGCCTTCAGCCGCAGGTCGATGCGGCTGAGCGCGCCCAGCCGGCCCATCAGCGCCTGCGCGGCGGCCACGTCCATCACCAGCAGGGGCGCGCCGGGCGCGTTCACGCCGCCGGCCACCCGCACGGTGGTCAGGCTCAGCCCGCTCTGGATTCGAAGCTGTGTGGGCGCCGCGCCCGCGGCCACCAGGGCCTGGCGCGCGGCCGGGTTGAGGAACACCGCGTCGGGCGCGAAGATGTCCAGCCGGCGGGGTGGGGCGCTGCCCTCGCCGTCGGCGGACTCGGTGGGGTTCCGGGGCATGGGCAGCAGCGCGGGCGACACCCCGGCCACCGTGAGCGCGTCCACGCCCACCAGCTTCACCGCCACCGGCCCGCCGCCCGGGGCCTGCGCGGTCGTCGGTAACTCCAGCACCGGGCTGGCCAGCGCCACGCCGGGCTGTGCGGCCACACGCTCCAGCAGCTCGTCGGGCAGCATGCCCTGGCGCGCGCGCAGGCTCAGGTCGGGCTGGCCGTTGACCGAACTCACCGCACCGGCGAACTCGGCCAGCGCCGAGGCGTTGATGAGCTGCACCGCGAAGGCCAGCGCCACGCCCAGCGTCACGGCCAGCACCGCCAGCGCATTGCGCCAGGGGTGGTGGCGCAGTTCCTGCCAGGAGTAGGTGGTGAGCAGTTCGCGCATCGGGCCTTGAGCTTACGGCAAGGCGCACTGGCGCATGCGCGAATCCATCCCATCCGCCCTCCCTCGGCGGGTGTTTGCTTTGCACGCTGGGGCGGCTGGCTTGGGACCGGTCGCCCCGTTCAGGTGCTCAGTGCCCGGTGGCCTTGTGCCACCAGTCGTTGTATTCGCTGTCGGTCGTCAGGGTCCAGAGCGCCAGCGCGAAGATCACCACGCCCGTGACCACCGCCGTGAGCATGGCGGCTTCCATGGCGGCGAACCCCAGCAGCCAGGGCGATGCGACCAGCCACACCGCCAGACCACCCTCGGTCCATTCTTCCCAGGCCCGTGGCACGAAGATCGCGCCCAGCGCAGCGGCGACGAGAGCCATCCCGACGATGACCGCGTTCCACATGGCCGCGGAGCTGTCCTGGTAGCCCATCAGCCAGGGCGATACCACCAGCCAGACGCCGAGGACGGCGTTGACCGCGTCGGTCCAGTGTTTCAGGGGTTTCATG
This Hydrogenophaga taeniospiralis DNA region includes the following protein-coding sequences:
- a CDS encoding SPW repeat protein, which codes for MKPLKHWTDAVNAVLGVWLVVSPWLMGYQDSSAAMWNAVIVGMALVAAALGAIFVPRAWEEWTEGGLAVWLVASPWLLGFAAMEAAMLTAVVTGVVIFALALWTLTTDSEYNDWWHKATGH